The genomic DNA AATCTTGAAAGCTTCGTCGATAGAAAACCTAAACATATGTCTGGTGGACAAAGACAGAGAATAGGAATAGCAAGGGCATTTGTTTATGAACCTAAATTGATACTTGGAGATGAGATAACAAGTCATTTGGATCTCAAGACAGCTACTTTTATTTACTCCGTCGTAAAGCATTATATAGAAGAAAAGGGAGCAATTGGGATATTTATTTCTCATGATTCAAATTTAGAAAAGTTTGCCAACAAATTTTACAGAATAGAAGATGGAATATTGTCTTTAAGGAGTGAGTATGCTTAAGTTGGCTTTTTTTAATATCTTAAGAGATATAAAAAGATCTGTAATGATTTCACTACTTTTAATAAATTCAGTAGTATTTTTATTGCTTTTTATTGGGTATATGAATTATAGCAGTGAGGGTATGCAGTTAGGGCTTGTCTCCTCAACGGGACATATTCAAATTGCTCGGAAGAATTACTTTAATCCCAAATTTAGTAGCATTAAGAATAGTTTAATGCTTGAAGAGTATGAGATATTGCAAATCAGAGAGGAGATAGATAGTTATAAAGAATTAAGCTCCAGTAATTTAATAGTAAATTTTGAAGGGCTACTTGGCAATGCTTTAGGGAGTAAACCTTTTTTTGCATCAGCTTTTGAGAATCCAGATTTTGCTACCAGAAGTCTTTCTTTAGTAGAAGGTCGACCTATTTTTGATGATATTGTTGGGGATTTCTTAATCGGTGGTAGATTTGCATCCTCTCTTGGCATAGAAAATTTAACAGAAGAGAATTCTAGATTAACCTTAATGACTGATTTATTTGGAGAAGGTCTTGTTTTGCAAGATGTTAAGTTAGCAGGAATTATTAAATTTCCAACCTCTCAAACGGATAGTATGATAGCAATTACGAGCATCAAGACGCTTGAAAGTTTGTTTGATTTTAAGGGTGGTGCGCATGTAATACAGGTGTTCTTGAAAAACAATTCTATGTTAGAGGATTTTAAGCAAAAATTAAGCTCTTTTAAGCTTAAAAGTAACCTAGATTTTGAATATAGTGATTGGTATGAAATCAATCCATCTTTTAAGTCTATTGTAGGGATGAATAAGATGATATTTACTTTCATATTAGTATTAATATTATTGCTTATATTCATATCATTTTTTCAAATTATGACAGCTTTAAGCCTTGAGCGCACTAGGGAGCTAGGGACTTTAAGAGCAATTGGCCTTACAAAACTAGAGCTTTTCTCTACCTTGTTCTTAGAAATATTTATTCTTGCTGTCTTTAACATAAGCTTAGGAATCGAGATTGCCTATCTTTTAAAGTTTTTAATTGGAGTGCAAAGGATAGAATTCTCACCACCAGGGTATACAGAATCTTATTTAGTCAATGTATTATATTATCCAAGTGATATTGCATTTGTATCATTCTTTATTTTGCTAATAACACTCTCATCTTCAATCCTACCATTCATTAAGGCAAGCAAGAGATCGATAGTGGAGGTAATGAATGATATATAGAGTCTTTATTCTCATTTGCCTTTACCTTGTTAATTTTCTGTATTCTAGTGAAACAAATGCTTTAATAAAGGATTTTTCTAACCTGTCTTTTCCTAAGCTAGATCCAGGAATTTATGTCATAAATATGTTTTATGAAATTTATTCAGATGGCACCTTAAAGGAGAAAAGCAAGGGATTATCATTTATTAGTTCCAGTAATTTAAATGCTAAATTGGTTTACATAGAAGGGAAGAAATCAGATTTTGCATATCTTGCTCTTAAAGATATAGGTTATTACATGCTCAGTAGTAAGTCTTCAAATCCGATTAAAGTTAGTCCATCTTATAAGGTTAAAGGCTTATCTTCATTGCAAGATATTATTGGTTTAAACTTTGAGGAGGACTTTAGTTTGCTTAAGCGAGAGGGAAATTGTATAGAGTTTAAGTCAAATAAAGCTTCTCTTTATCCTTTTGTTGATCTGGTTAAGCTTGCATCAGATCAATTTGTAACAATACATAAAGATAGAAATTCTAACGCTTTAAAGGAAGTGTTTTACCAAGGGAGAAGTATTAATGGGGTTAATACTTTTGCCTACATTGAGGTTAAGGAAAAGAATTTTGAAAATTATCAAACAAAAATCTTCACAAGTAATTTTTTAAAAACCAATTTAAACAATTCTATTCTTAGTTTAAAAGGGTTTAACAGGGTGTTTGATTTTGCTAAAAGTTATTTGAAATAGGAAAGTATAAATGAGTATAAGGTTTGGTAAAGGGGTATTATTTAATTCTTTATTACTCATTCCTAATTTCTTGTTTGCTAATGTTGTTGTTAAAGAACAGATTGGGATAAATAGCAATTTTTCATATCTTTTCTCAGACTATGAGAAAAGCAATTCTCTTGGTACTGGGATTTTTGGTTTTGAAAATGAAGTTTATCTAGGATTTTCCATGAGTCATAGCTTTTTCCAACTAGAAGTTTCTCCTTCTTTTGTTATAAAAAGGGAGAATAAGTATTTAGATTTTAAAAATGCATTCCTAAATTTATATTTTGATACTTTAATAGTTAAATTAGGAAAGCAAAATTATCATATAGGAAGTGGGTTAATAGAGAATATTATTTTGGGTAGGATAAAGAAGGCAGAAGAGTGGTTTACAGAAGTATACTATTCTGTCTCATACTATGCTATCTCTTTTGGAGCTATGTTAGATCAATTGGTCTTAAGTGAACTTGAAAGCTCAAAATATGTGTCTCCTTGGGGCTATTTTCAAATATCATTTCCAAGTTGGGATTTACTATTCATGTTAGAGACTCCTTTTCACTTTAAAAGCAATAATGTAGATATCAAATTGATTTTTGACGCTTCTTTTGAAATTTATAATGGAATATTTTTTTATTCTACAATAAGGCAAGATTTGCTTTGCGAAAAAGATTATGCGTTTCGAAGTCAAGATAATAGGTACCTTTTAGGGCTAAGATACTATACTGATTTTGAAAACACTGTAGTAAATGGATTTAATGTTGCTTTTGAGAGTTATTCAAAGAGTAATAATTATTTTATATCAACAGCATTTGTGCTAAGTTGGATTGAAAATTTATTTCAAACATCAGCTGCTTTAAAGTTCAATTTAAGTGATAATTCTTTGCAAGTTTATCTTGAGGGTGATTTTTCTATTACTAAAATCCTTACATTAAAAATTAAGAGCATCTTTGAGCCCTTAAGACAAAAAATACTATTTAAAAGTATACCCTTGAGTCAAATATTGAGCATTGAGATTAAGTTTAAGGTTTAAGGAGAATAGGAAATGAAAAGAATAATTTTGTTTTTAAGTTTATCATTGATTTACATGAATTTATTCTCAGAAGAATTAGATGAGTTAGAGATAAAAGGCCTGGACTTCAGCTTTGATGCAAATTATTTATCTCTTCCAAATACTTTCGAATTTGCACTAGATATTATTCATAATGATTCCAAGATTTCTCCCTTTATTGATATGGGTACCGATTATTATCAAGTGATGCTATTTGGCACTGGCCTTGCTTATGCTTTTAGAAGTTTTTCGTCTAAGTTATTTTATGAGATCAGAATTCCATTTAATTTAAACAGCAAATCAATTGAACATATAGGGAATTTATCACTTGGATATAATTTTGATTATCTTAAAGTTGAGAATACCCTAAGAATAGGGTTGATTAATCATTTGCTTAAAGCGATGGGTGACTTGAAGCATAAGTACTTAAACACATTGACATTGGAGAATAAAGTTGATTTCCTGGCTCCTATTTATTATTCTGAGTTTCAAAGAGCAGAATCTAGAGTATCTTTTATTTATAAATATTTACCAGAGAGTCAAGATCAACTTTATCGAGTACATTGGAATTTTAAATATTTACTCTCAATTCCCTTTGGAGAGATAGGACTTAAGTCTGATTTTCTTAAAACTGATTCTTTAACTGAAACTGACTTGAATACTAGAATAGATTATAACTCTTTAAATTTTTATCCAGTAGCACTTCCTTTTTCTAATAATGCTAATAACTCTTTTAATACTATTTTTAATTTTGGATTTGAATATAGAATATTTTTTCTTGAATATTTAAGAAATGTGGCTTCTGATTTATTTCTAGTATTGTCATTTGATACAGGATATGGACTCTCTGATAACTTTCTTGATAATGGTAGATTTCTTTATATCTCAAGTTTAGGCATTGGGTATAAATTATTTAAAGAAATTCCTTTTGTTTTTAAGGTTGGAATAAATCAAGACAAACAATTGTTATTTGGATTTGTAGTAAGTTCTATTATCTTTGATATTTAAAATTATGAAAATTTTTTGGAAAAGGAGGGTATGTATGATTACGATGATGAGTTAGATCAGACAAGTGTAAAATAAAATGACACTTTAAAAATAATAACAATGAACAAAAATAATATTTTTTTATGTTTCCTAGAGGAGATGATTGAATTATATAAGGGATTTATACCTTCCAATTTGATTGGAACTGTGGTTGAGATAAAGAAAAATTGTTTAGCTATTGAGGTTGGTCAAACTTATTATCAAGGAATCCAATCACAACCTCAGAGCCAACCTCCGGAACATAATCAAATTCCCTACCTGCAATCATACGAACAGCAGGAAGTGTTATTTTCTTATTTTCTAGTACAACCATTTGTTATGGGTGCTCTTAGTGGAATTGGTTGCAAGAAGGAGAGAGTAAGTGGTGATAAAGTGTCACTTGATGTTGGGGATCGTAAGGTTGTAATTAAGAATAAGTATGCTAGTAATAAGCTTATTTTAGAAAAGATTAATAATAATTCTTCGCAATGAGATTCAATCGGGGTTAAAGGTAACGGCTACGCTTAAGGGAACTGCTACTAATGCAGCAGGAAACACAGTGGTTGCTACGGAACCTATTACAGGGACTGCTAGTAAAAATATTAGTCTTGATACTTATCCTGATAAGGCTATTGATAATCTATATACGCAATAAGTATCTTTTTTATATGTGTGTTAATATTAGGTTGTAAGTTGATGGAAATAATAACTTTTAGCAGTGAAGTTTTAATCGGGGGTTTGGATGAGTAATTTTGCATATGAGCATGTACCGGAATATGAGTATGTAAAGCAGGTGTTTCTTGATAAAGGGTTTCCTGAAGAAGTTATTCAATATGTATTATTTCGTAATGCTAATTATCATTATGAGAATTTAGAAATTAGGATGACTGTACTTGAAAAGCAAATGGTTGAGCTTAAGGATGAACTTAAGAATGGAATAGAAAAGCTAGATACTAAGATAGATAGCGTAAGAAATGAGCTTTTAGTAGAGATAAAGGGAGTAAGAAGTGAGCTTAAGGGTGATATAGAGAAACTTGATACTAAGATAGATAGCGTAAGAAGTGAACTTAAGGGTGATATAGAAAAACTAGATGGCAAGATAGATAAACTAGATACTAAGATAGATAGCGTAAGAAATGAGCTTAAGAGTGAGCTAAGCAGTAAAATAGACTCAGCGATAAAGCCACTTTATTGGATATTTGGGTTTGTGTCAACATTTGCTGTAAGTGCAGTAATAGGATTATTTATACATTATCTTAGTAAATAAAATGAGATATATTTAATATGTTCACAATATAAATAGAGATAAGGCTCTAAGGTCTTATCTCTATTTAAAAAGAATTAAAGCATAATGAGATTCTGTAGCATAAATATCACCTCTTGTAGCAGTGACTCTCATATAATCTCCTTTAATCTGTAAGTTTAATTTTCTCTTTAATAATCACAATATTGTGGTTTGTTACTTAAGGTATTAATTATTTATTTTGATCCGATTGTTCTACGTTTTTATGTTTTTTCCTTATATATATTTTTTCCACACAGTTGCAACCCCAAATACATTTAGGACAGTTAGTCTTAATGATTATTGCTTCTGTGTCATTATCTATATCTTCTTCTATCTCTTTAACAAATTTTTTTGTTTTCTGATTTATATTTTCTATTTCTTTTTTTATTTTTTTGACAAAATTTTTTGTTTCTTTGTTTATCTTTTCCATTTCTTTGCCTTTTATTTTTTCTTGTATTGTTTCGGGAGTATTGCAATGGCAGTTATACAAACAGGTAGAACAATCTTCTGTTTCTCTACAAGCACAAGCCTGTATAACCAGAGATGTAATCAAAAAATATCTTATTAAGGATCTCATGTAATCTCCTTAGTCACTATTGTAACTTTTAAAAGGAAATAGAGCCTTTCCCCTTAAGAATAAAGGCTTAATCAAACAGTTAATTAGTTATTGTGTATGATAGTAGTAGGACATGAACAAAAACAGCAATTTTCACAATCGGCAAATGAAGATACTGTAACTGTAAATGTTAAAATTAGAGCTAATAGAATTGTTTTGAGACACATGCTATACCTCCTTACATGTATTTTAATTTTTTAAATAAGGCAGTATAGTTAAATATATATAATATTATAACATATTATTTCTTTAATAGATATTTGTAACTGATGTTTGACCGACTCTAACTTTAATCCTTTAATCTGTAAGTTTAATTTTCTCTTTAATAAGCACAATATTACGGTTAAGTATGTCAATAATGCTTTTATGCCTCTGTTTACTTAAATTAGGGAACTTACTCTTAAGGAAATCAAATTGAAATAAATCAAGAAGAACAACCTTGGATTTACTAAGTAGTATCTTTTTTAGAAGGAATGTAAGTATTTGTGAGTTTTCTTTAATAGTATCTTTATTCTTAAAGTTGAGTAGTTGGTTAAGCCTTGCAACTTCATCGGGAATTATTTTGTTTTCTATGGTGTCTTGAGA from Borrelia turcica IST7 includes the following:
- a CDS encoding ABC transporter permease, coding for MLKLAFFNILRDIKRSVMISLLLINSVVFLLLFIGYMNYSSEGMQLGLVSSTGHIQIARKNYFNPKFSSIKNSLMLEEYEILQIREEIDSYKELSSSNLIVNFEGLLGNALGSKPFFASAFENPDFATRSLSLVEGRPIFDDIVGDFLIGGRFASSLGIENLTEENSRLTLMTDLFGEGLVLQDVKLAGIIKFPTSQTDSMIAITSIKTLESLFDFKGGAHVIQVFLKNNSMLEDFKQKLSSFKLKSNLDFEYSDWYEINPSFKSIVGMNKMIFTFILVLILLLIFISFFQIMTALSLERTRELGTLRAIGLTKLELFSTLFLEIFILAVFNISLGIEIAYLLKFLIGVQRIEFSPPGYTESYLVNVLYYPSDIAFVSFFILLITLSSSILPFIKASKRSIVEVMNDI
- the bdr gene encoding Bdr family repetitive protein, with protein sequence MSNFAYEHVPEYEYVKQVFLDKGFPEEVIQYVLFRNANYHYENLEIRMTVLEKQMVELKDELKNGIEKLDTKIDSVRNELLVEIKGVRSELKGDIEKLDTKIDSVRSELKGDIEKLDGKIDKLDTKIDSVRNELKSELSSKIDSAIKPLYWIFGFVSTFAVSAVIGLFIHYLSK